The segment AAGAGGCACTGAAAGCTGAGTGTTCCTTCCCACGCTTAAATGTGCATGTTCAGTCCGTTTAGAAGTCTTGCTGCAAGGCAGTAATTATCAGTTAACCAAGCACAAAGAGCTGGACTGCAGCTAAATAAATCTGCTGATTTCTAACTGCTAGTCCATACTGCAGTAACTAAGAGTACAAATTTCTTTAGCTTCCCTATCCCTGCTTTATTTGAAGTCTGCAAAATCTGGCTGTGTTTCTAAATGCACAACAAAAGCTTCAAGTCTTAAAACCATAACCTCTAAGCTAATTTATGGAAATAATATGCAGACATTCCACAGTCAGTCAGTTCTTAATTCTTCTGCCTGTTGTATTGTGACTCAAACCAGGTAAGACAACATCAACAAGAAAGCTGATGCTGCAAGCTACAACGTGCCActaaattcctttctttttcagaatcaaaagaaaacttaaGAGAGGAACAAAGTGAGAACTTAATGATCAACATGAAGTTACTCATCTTTCTCACAATAACTCTCGGCACATTTGTCACAGGACTAGATTCTGtaagttttgaaataaatgggGGGGGTTACTTAGAACcacttctggttttttttttttattattatactTCTGCTTTGGACAGGGTGCTGGGCTTCTGACTTgaattcttctttctgctgcctttgcatTTACATCTGCTGCACGTATACCTCCAGAAAATGCATATTTGAAccctttgttttttctctgattctgttCCACCTTGAAATGCCTTCTAGAGTTAAAATAGTGAGGACATCATGCAATAACCAAGAAATCTAGCATTTGTCTTTTCATAAAGCCACTCAGAGCTGGACACCAAGTACCAAGAACTCGATGGTGTTTTATGTAGGAGGACATTGGGCCTTCAATAAACTTTTCTTCCCCTGCTTGAATGCAAAGCTGAAAAAGGAGACACAGGcctgattttaaatatttctgactATCAATTTATGACAGTTAATATGTATTAGCAGAACCATTCCCTGACACTTTGTAATTGTATGGCTACCATTACATGTTGTACCTCAGACAAGTTCCCTTGACCCCTGTGAAAAGCCTACTAAAAGTCTAATCTTATGTCTTTCTGGGAGTAAATACCCAGCCTGCAAAGCAGAGGCAGGACCTGAAGTTAAGAGCAAGAACCTATTGCTGTGCAAGTCTACTGGCTATCATCCCATGGCACAAGCATGAAGCACCAAGGTCACCAATGACAGGCAGCTGGAGCATGTTCCATCTTTGCTGCATTGCTCAGTACCTGAgaggtggggagggagcagTTGTGTTCTTTTCACTTCTGAGAACTGCACAGGCCCTCACAGTAGAAATAACTGCGCTGTTGACCTGATGCAGTGGTAGTGGTAGTGCAGTGGTTAGTAGAGTTCTTCAGAGGGTATTTTTGGTGTGATATGTTCATCTACTTTGTTCAGAGTTCCGTTCCAGTCACATGTAGACTCAGTAGAGCAAGTTCAGCTGGTAACTACATGCAAAAATTTTGAACTGTTGGAGAAGTCATGCAGTAGCAAACAGAGCATGGGCCTGTAATGGGTAATAGAAACATGTAAAAGGAACCGTCtccttcaatatttttttcctttttgtccaCTTAGGTTTACATCAGGCAGTACTACAAGTTATCACATAAACACAGATCAGAACGTAGAGGTAAGTATCTATCTCTTCTGCTTGAACCTAAAAGGAGCTTGTTAGCCTGCAATTACATCTTTATCAAAGAGAGAAGTCCTTCAGTGATATGCAGTTAAAACTTAGTTTGCAATTGCATTTCACTTGACCATTCAAATGTTTTACCTCTTACTAATGATGTCTTTTACTTGCAGAATGCCACTGTCTGAATGGTGGAACCTGCATTAGCTATCACTTCTTCAGCCAAATTAAGCGTTGCCTGTGCCCAGAAGGATACAGCGGGCATCACTGTGAAATAGGTAGAGTATCCATCTTCCTTAATACTAACTAAATGAATTGGAAAAGTAAGCAAATCATGAATATGGATTCTCAAGTGAAAGTGCTACATATAAGCACAACTTAATattcttcagcaattttttACTAATAATCAAGGTGAGGAGAAACACCCAAATATTGGAGCAAAATTGGGATCTCTAATTTTCTTGTCCCTGCTTCCGCACAAATGTTCTTTCATTCCTCATGAATATCGTAGCTTGTAAAATGACGTGAACTTGTTCAGGAGTGtccagaagcaaaagaaataatcatATTGTGAAGTACACTGAAATTGCTAAAAAAGCAATATGCATGGATTAAAGCATAAGGTATTTAATGCACAAAATTCAGAGAACAAATTCAGTAAGAATATATAATCAATCCAGATTTCATCTCATGTTCTTGTGTAATGCTTGCATGCTTCATCACTAAAACGATCCATACAGATTACTTCTATCTCAGAACAATTATAAACAGAACATGCTTctaattaaatgtttattttctcagacGCTACCAGCAAATGCTACAGTGGGAATGGGGAGAACTACAGAGGAATGGCAGCAGATCCAGGTTGTCTATATTGGGACCTTCCTTCAGTAACCATGAGGGGTGATTACCACGCTGATTTGAAGAATGCTATGCAGCTTGGATTGGGCAAACACAACTACTGCAGGTAAGATGATGCATCATTCTTCCTGTGATGACATTGCCAGAAATGCCTTGAGTGATGGTATATGTTTAAAGGAATAACAGAATACTTCAGAGATCAGAGAGTCCcgttccaaatatttttaaattcaaactgAAGTGCCTAGAGTTCTTACTGCTTACTGAAGCTGATGGCTCTGCAAAATTCCCAGCATGTCACATTAATAGCTCTAAAGGGAAGTTTCAGCTATGACAAAACAAGCTACCAGTTCTGTGTTCAAACAATTAATTGCTTTCTCTAGGTGTATCTTACAAGAAAACACCTTTTGACTTTTCCAGGACAGTTAGAATTCTAAGATactatcattttatttatttaactggGTTTACGTAAAGaatgcttcctttctcttccagaaacCCAAATGGAAGGAGCAGGCCCTGGTGCTACACCAAGAGGGGATACGCCATTCGAGAAACGCCCTGCCATACCATAGAGAAGTGTGGTACGTAACATTGGTTTCAAGACCAATGGATTTCTAGTACAAAGTTGATGCTTGTCTGTCATGTGAACATCTGAATGaaatttttttcacagaacGTACATGTGGCCAAAGGAGCTTCAGCAAGTACTTCAAGATTGTTGGTGGAAGCCAGGCTGAGGTTGAGTCTCAGCCTTGGATAGCTGGCATCTTCCAAAATATAAAGGGCACTGATCAGTTTCTGTGTGGTGGCAGCCTCATTGACCCGTGCTGGGTGCTTACAGCAGCACACTGTTTCTATGATCCGTAAGTGTAAAGTTCTGAATTTCTGCATCCTTCCTATCTACAACTtcaacagttttcctttttattttcccctcacTGCTGAATGAGCAAATCTTCAAATCTGTCATAGTTATGATACTCTCTCTTAAGCAGAACAAGGGGAGCTGCCATGAACCTTAAGCCTTTGGAAGTCCACGCCTAGCAAAATACAAACATGTTGGTGGATTATGCAGCTGAAACAATTTTAGCTTAAATTGGAGTCAGGATATCACTTCAACTCAGCTGTTCCTAAAACCTAAAAATTGTCTTGATGTACATTTAGTACatgtttcccccccccccctgtGGAAAGCTGATCCTCCTTGCGTTCTGCCAGGGAGTCTCATTGCTGATGCCAAACATTAGTAGCAGCTAGCCAGGTGTGCCTCTCACAGTGCCCGAACATCTAGCTTATTCACTGCAAATGGTGAATCAGCAGACCTTCCTGTAGCATACTCAATCaatattctttttgctttttcttgtctgtaTTTAAGTAAACATGAAACAGAACTGGGACTCAATTTAAGTTGTTGACCTCACTCTCAGAAACAGTAGCCTTCATGAATCTTTTTACTTCAACAggacaaaaaaacaaccaaacaagtCAGTCTACAAAGTCTTCCTTGGAAAGTCCGTACTGAATGCTACTGATGAACATGAACAAGTGTTCATGGTGGATGAAATAATCTCTCATCCTGACTTTACAGATTACACAGGAGGCAACGATAATGATATTGGTAAGTACCATCTTAATACGAGCCTTTAAAATACTGAGGATAGCTGAAAACTAATTATGGCGTACATCAAGTGAAAGAAGTAGAACTAGGGAAGAGATGAAGGGGAACAGGAGTCAGGTACTTCTGAGAACTAGGTCTGTGGTGAGCAAGATCATTTCATGTGTGTCCATCTGGCTTGCAGCGCATCACAGATACAAAATTCCATGTGTCaccaaaaaaatatattaagtagTCTACAGTAAAATACTGTAGACTGAGACACAGTGCATGCACAGTAGGTTACATCAGGTGGCAAGGGAATGCCATATCAGCTACCACATTAGCTAAAGGTTTTCCTGAAATAAGTCATACTTCCTGAAGTCTCTCCCCCCTTTACAAACCTCTCCCTAAATTAATGAATTCAGATAGGTTTTTGTAACTCGCGCAGAACAGACTTGCCACCCTTGCACTTGACACTGAACCCTTGCCCACGATGTTCTGAATTCTGTCACTCAGTGTTGGAAAACTAATTGTTGTCACTAAATAATCCATAATTCCAAAAGCAATGAGAAGAACCATATATAATgagaacaaaatgtaaatattccCATTAACCGCACTAGATACTGCAATTTTCAGGGAACTTGAAGGGAACTTGCTTCACAAacttatcttctctttttttttttttcttagctttgaTAAGAATAAGAACAGCTTCTGGACAGTGTGCAGTAGAATCCAACTATGTCAGAACAGTCTGCTTGCCAGAGAAGAACCTTAACCTGTACGACAATACCCGCTGTGAAATAGCTGGCTatggaaaacagaattcttgTAAGTGAATGACTTCTTTCCAAACTGTTACTTAAACCCTATGGAAACAGGTTGGCTTTTTTATACTGTGATCTTCAAAAGACCCAAAGACTCACTGCTACTACTCCACGTGCCTCATATTCATCTCTCaaagttcatctttttttctttttttttcctagatgaTATTTACTATGCTCAAAGACTAATGTCAGCCACTGTAAATTTAATATCACAGGActcttgcaaaaataaatactatgaCAATATCAGAGTTACTGACAACATGGTCTGTGCTGGAGACTTAGCATGGGAAACAGATGCATGCAAGGTAAAGCAAGTCTtgttgttgtgtgttttttttttaacgttgTTCCtccaaatgattttaaatgcaaatatactGGATGAATCAACTGTAGCGTGGTGGCATCTTGTAATTTGGCCACTCAGGAAAATCTTTGTGTAGAGGGAACTCACTGTAGCTAGTAGAGTTGACTCTGTAGGGTGGCTGAAGACAGGGAAGCAGGTAAGGACCTAGAGTTTGATGTTAACCCCTCCAGGTCAGCCTTTcaaggagcaggagctgcaatGCCTTAATCATTGGAGACGTTCTTTACAATTTATTCTGGCAGTGGCTGGTAGATAAACACACCAGAGGAATACAGTAGCCATGCCACTCTCAGCTACACTCGGTTATTTTAACTACAATACTTCAGACAGTTAAGGGATGGATAACAGGAAGACACTGAGCCCTTATGCAGATTCCTCAAAACTGGATTTGCTTCCCTGCAccctcactgggcagcctcGCCACatatgtcactgaaaaaaaaaaacaaaaaaccaggagatgcctttaaatattttgtgggCAGGGAGACAATTACATGATACAGAATAGGGCATGTTTGCTTTGACCTCATACAACTAGCCTAACACCTGTGATTATGAGCATCAAGTATTGTGTCCAAAGTAACCGTTCCACCTAGGCAAGCTAAGGGGACTAGAGAACTCTTGACCTTATGGACTGTGCTGTAGTTATAACAGATGCTGAGCATTCTCTTCCATCTAAGCAATATTCTCAAAAAATCAGAACTTAAGCTTGTATGTATCTACTGTTCGTTTcaattcagaaaaacagtaatcACAGGCTCTCTGTTATCAAAGTTCTATCTGCAGAAAACATCCTaatatgttctttttcctttatcagGGAGATTCTGGCGGCCCCATGGTCTGTGAGCACAATGGCAGGATGACGCTTTATGGGATTGTCAGCTGGGGAGATGgctgtgcaaagaaaaacaagcctgGCGTTTACACCAGAGTTACTCGCTACCTTAGCTGGATTGACTCTAATATGAATGCAGTGGTTACCAAAAGTCGTTTTTTCCCTGAACCGAAGTGATCACTTGCGTACTTCTGGGCCCAAATGACAGTAAGACTGTGGTGATGCCAGGGCACCAAAGGCCCGAATGTCAgagtttttgcttttaactgATCACGTAGTTTGCCACTACAGTGTTTCTGATGCAGAAGTTGATATTATCTCACTACTCTTAATTACTGAAAACCACTCAATGGgaatctaaaaatatttaacatttaaatgagTATTCCCATGCACAATACTGTACATATCAAGTTAACTGTCCACTTAATTTATGAACTGGCATTTGTTCTGGAAGTATTGGTGAAGCTTTAACGTACTTCACTTGTGCATTTTGTATACAGTATCTAACATCTTTCCCCATCACTCCGAACAATGTGGAATGATAGGAAATCTAACCTGTGAAGACCAGTATTGAGAATGTGAACAGGGTTTGCATCAGAATGTGCAAGAAACTGCATCAGCCTTGATTACCATTAATGTGTGAAGGACTAAGTCCACTCTGACTGAAAAAGCACTTGTTATACAGGACTCGTTCCTCATCCAGTCCAGTATTTCAGTGAATACTAAAGTCTTAAGGATGGCAACGGCAGCTGTGCTAGCATTTAAAAACTCTTGAGGTATTCTACTGAAGAACTACGCTGAGGAAGGAAAACTAGATAATGTGACTGTACTTCCAGGTCCTATCTGAAGGAGCC is part of the Numida meleagris isolate 19003 breed g44 Domestic line chromosome 5, NumMel1.0, whole genome shotgun sequence genome and harbors:
- the PLAU gene encoding urokinase-type plasminogen activator, whose protein sequence is MINMKLLIFLTITLGTFVTGLDSVYIRQYYKLSHKHRSERRECHCLNGGTCISYHFFSQIKRCLCPEGYSGHHCEIDATSKCYSGNGENYRGMAADPGCLYWDLPSVTMRGDYHADLKNAMQLGLGKHNYCRNPNGRSRPWCYTKRGYAIRETPCHTIEKCERTCGQRSFSKYFKIVGGSQAEVESQPWIAGIFQNIKGTDQFLCGGSLIDPCWVLTAAHCFYDPTKKQPNKSVYKVFLGKSVLNATDEHEQVFMVDEIISHPDFTDYTGGNDNDIALIRIRTASGQCAVESNYVRTVCLPEKNLNLYDNTRCEIAGYGKQNSYDIYYAQRLMSATVNLISQDSCKNKYYDNIRVTDNMVCAGDLAWETDACKGDSGGPMVCEHNGRMTLYGIVSWGDGCAKKNKPGVYTRVTRYLSWIDSNMNAVVTKSRFFPEPK